In Vigna unguiculata cultivar IT97K-499-35 chromosome 3, ASM411807v1, whole genome shotgun sequence, a single genomic region encodes these proteins:
- the LOC114175714 gene encoding uncharacterized protein LOC114175714: MWERWHSHLPLLNNCCILLSVLLLSILQFLSFAHSSQSSFCSKPNITPMGSKNQSQLSEMKCNISSLGHFFGLLDANFFDDEQIEEIAEGAEEFNIPIIEANRKLVAYENGGLHYPSPLVFNADWNYDPVDYENKKFNYPSISGVQRPESEDDIAFMSVLELGELIKTRQITSQELTQIFLRRLKKYNPTLEAVITCTEELAQEQAKEADKLLSQGVYLGPLHGIPYGLKDIISVPKYKTTWGSKSFKNQIINTEAWVYKRLKSAGAVLVAKLVSGSLACHDIWFGGRTRNPWNIEEFSSGSSAGSAASTSAGMVPFAFGTETAGSITFPAARCGVTALRPTFGTIGRSGVMSISESLDKLGPFGRSATDCAIILDIVRGRDLDDPSSKDSSLDDPFLVDISKLTVGYLEDAEMEVVHVLASKGVKMVPFKLNYTVDSVQGILNFILDVDMLSHFDEWQRSGEDNVYEAQDWATELRRSRIIPAVDYVQAQRARGRLIKEIRESFTVDAFIGNATDWERVCIGNLVGLPVIVVPTGLKNISHPPPGGTRRRTTITTGIYAPPNRDHIALALAMAYQAVTNHHKQRPPINDLGPNDKIPDPVSGSTYPPRVLGIAPSST, from the exons GGAAGTAAAAACCAATCTCAATTATCGGAGATGAAATGTAATATTTCCAGCTTAGGACATTTCTTTGGATTACTTGACGCCAACTTCTTTGACGATGAACAG ATTGAGGAGATTGCTGAAGGTGCAGAGGAATTCAACATTCCAATCATAGAAGCCAATAGAAAACTTGTAGCTTATGAGAATGGGGGGCTACATTATCCTTCTCCTTTAGTTTTCAATGCTGATTGGAACTATGATCCAGTtgattatgaaaacaaaaagttCAACTATCCTTCCATCTCTGGTGTCCAGAGACCTGAATCTGAAGATGATATTGCCTTTATGAGT GTTCTCGAGTTAGGTGAACTCATCAAAACAAGACAAATTACTTCTCAGGAGCTTACACAAATATTCTTGCGGAGATTGAAAAA GTACAATCCTACTCTTGAAGCTGTAATCACTTGTACCGAAGAGTTAGCACAGGAGCAAGCAAAAGAAGCAGATAAGTTGCTCAGCCAGGGAGTCTATCTGG GGCCTCTTCATGGGATTCCTTACGGGTTGAAAGACATAATATCAGTGCCAAAATACAAAACGACCTGGGGAtcaaaatcattcaaaaatcaaattattaacaCGGAAGCTTGGGTCTATAAAAG GTTGAAATCTGCCGGGGCTGTTTTAGTTGCAAAGCTCGTTTCTGGATCATTGGCATGCCATGACATCTGGTTTGGTGGCAGAACTAGAAATCCATGGAATATTGAGGAATTTTCTAGTGGTTCATCTGCTGGATCTGCAGCAAGCACCTCAGCTG GTATGGTCCCATTCGCGTTTGGAACAGAAACAGCTGGATCCATTACTTTTCCAGCAGCCCGATGTGGGGTGACAGCATTGCGCCCGACTTTTGGAACTATTGGTCGAAGTGGTGTAATGAGCATTTCAGAAAGCTTG GATAAGCTTGGCCCTTTCGGTAGATCTGCTACTGATTGTGCCATTATTCTCGATATTGTTCGGGGAAGAGATCTTGATGATCCCTCGTCAAAAGATAGCTCCCTTGATGACCCATTCCTGGTTGACATTTCTAAATTGACCGTTGGATATCTCGAAGATGCCGAAATGGAG GTTGTTCATGTTCTTGCATCAAAAGGTGTCAAGATGGTCCCTTTCAAACTGAATTACACAGTTGACTCTGTTCAAGGtatcttaaatttcatattGGACGTTGACATGCTATCCCACTTTGATGAGTGGCAACGCTCAGGTGAGGATAATGTGTATGAAGCCCAGGATTGGGCCACTGAACTACGCCGAAGTCGCATAATTCCAGCAGTGGACTATGTGCAG GCACAAAGAGCACGGGGAAGGCTAATAAAGGAAATAAGAGAGTCCTTCACTGTTGATGCATTCATTGGCAATGCAACTGATTGGGAGAGAGTTTGTATTGGAAATCTTGTTGGTTTACCAGTCATAGTAGTGCCAACAGGACTTAAAAATATCTCTCATCCACCACCAGGTGGAACTAGAAGAAGAACTACAATCACCACTGGCATTTATGCTCCCCCTAACCGAGACCACATT GCTCTGGCGTTGGCAATGGCTTACCAAGCTGTCACCAATCACCATAAACAGCGGCCACCAATCAATGATCTCGGGCCAAATGATAAGATCCCTGACCCAGTTTCTGGTAGTACCTACCCTCCCAGGGTTTTGGGCATTGCTCCTTCATCTACTTGA
- the LOC114177211 gene encoding ribonuclease TUDOR 1 translates to MASTAAGATGWYRGKVKAVPSGDCVVIMAMPTGKPGPLPEKSITLSSLMAPRLARRGGVDEPFAWESREFLRKLCIGKEVAFRVDYTVPAISRDFGTVFIGDKNVAVLVVSAGWAKVREQGQQKGEASPYLAELLRLEEQAKQEGFGRWSKVPGAAEASIRNLPPSALGDSGNLDAMALLAANKGRPMEGIVEQVRDGSTLRVYLLPDFQFVQVFVAGIQAPQMGRRAVSESVVEPEVPADETNGDVPGEPRAPLTSAQRLAASAAPAETSADPFAPEAKFFTETRVLNRDVRIVLEGVDKFSNLIGSVYYPDGDSAKDLALELVENGFAKYVEWSANMMEEEAKRKLKTAELQAKKNRLRMWTNYVPPATNSKAIHDQNFTGKVVEVVSGDCIIVADDSIPYGSPLAERRVNLSSIRCPKMGNPRRDEKPAPYAREAKEFLRTRLIGRQVNVQMEYSRKVVLADGSSVPPGVPEGRAMDFGSVFLLSTGKADGDDVPSSVSPAGSQPNGVNVAELIVGRGFGTVIRHRDFEERSNYYDALLTAESRAISGRKGIHSAKDSPVMHITDLTTASAKKAKDFLPFLHRSRKIPAVVEYVLSGHRFKLLIPKETCSIAFAFSGVRCPGRNEPYSDEAIALMRRKIMQRDVEIEVETVDRTGTFLGSLWESRTNMATTLLEAGFAKLQTSFGSDRIPDFLLLERAEQSARSQKLKIWENYVEGEEVSNGAPVENKQQEVLKVTVTEVLGGGKFYVHPVGDQKIASIQQQLSFLNLQEAPLIGAFNPKKGDIVLCLFGADKSWYRAMIVNGPRGPVESPNDLFEVFYIDYGNQEVVPYSQLRPLDPSVSAAPGLAQLCSLAYVKVPILEEDFGQEAAEYLSELTLNSGKEFRAKVEERDTSGGKAKGQGTGTVLAVTLVAVDSEISVNAAMLQEGLGRLEKRNRWDRKEKQQAFDNLEIFQGEARTNRRGMWQYGDIQSDDEDTAPPARKAGGRK, encoded by the exons ATGGCATCAACAGCGGCTGGAGCGACGGGATGGTACCGAGGAAAGGTGAAGGCGGTTCCGTCGGGGGATTGCGTGGTCATCATGGCCATGCCCACCGGCAAGCCTGGTCCCTTGCCTGAAAAGTCCATCACGCTGTCATCTCTAATGGCTCCAAGACTG GCGCGTAGAGGTGGTGTGGATGAACCGTTTGCTTGGGAAAGTAGAGAGTTTCTACGGAAGCTCTGCATAGGGAAG GAAGTGGCCTTCAGAGTTGATTACACTGTGCCAGCGATAAGCCGTGACTTTGGCACAGTTTTTATAGGGGATAAGAATGTTGCAGTGCTCGTTGTTTCTGCAGGATGGGCAAAG GTAAGAGAGCAGGGGCAACAGAAGGGAGAAGCAAGTCCTTACCTAGCTGAATTGTTACGATTGGAAGAACAAGCGAAACAAGAAGGCTTTGGTCGTTGGAGTAAG GTTCCTGGTGCTGCTGAGGCATCCATCAGAAATCTACCACCATCAGCTCTTGGTGACTCTGGCAACTTAGATGCTATGGCTTTATTAGCTGCTAACAAGGGCAGGCCCATGGAAGGAATTGTTGAGCAGGTTCGCGATGGAAGTACCCTGCGTGTCTATTTGCTCCCAGATTTTCAGTTTGTCCAAGTTTTTGTTGCTGGAATTCAG GCTCCACAAATGGGAAGGAGAGCTGTCTCTGAAAGTGTTGTTGAACCAGAGGTGCCAGCTGATGAGACTAATGGAGACGTTCCTGGGGAACCTCGTGCCCCTCTCACATCTGCCCAAAGACTTGCAGCCTCAGCAGCACCTGCTGAAACTTCTGCTGATCCCTTTGCACCTGAAGCTAAATTCTTCACTGAGACTAGAGTATTGAATCGAGAT GTGCGAATTGTCCTGGAAGGCGTTGATAAGTTCAGCAATTTGATTGGATCAGTCTATTATCCTGATGGTGACTCAGCAAAAGATTTGGCGTTGGAGCTTGTGGAAAAT GGTTTTGCCAAATATGTTGAATGGAGTGCCAATATGATGGAAGAAGAGGCAAAGAGGAAGCTGAAGACTGCAGAACTTCAGGCAAAGAAAAACAGGTTAAGAATGTGGACAAATTATGTACCACCAGCAACAAATTCAAAAGCGATACATGACCAGAATTTTACAGGAAAG gtgGTTGAGGTTGTTAGTGGAGATTGTATCATTGTTGCCGATGATTCAATTCCATATGGCAGTCCACTAGCAGAGCGGCGAGTTAACCTTTCAAGTATTAGGTGCCCAAAAATGGGCAATCCTCGTAGAGATGAAAAACCAGCTCCATATGCTCGTGAGGCAAAGGAGTTCTTGAGAACACGCCTCATTGGTCGTCAa GTAAATGTTCAAATGGAGTATTCTAGAAAGGTTGTTCTTGCTGATGGATCTTCTGTTCCACCAGGAGTTCCTGAAGGCAGAGCAATGGATTTTGGATCAGTATTCCTACTCAGCACTGGTAAGGCTGATGGTGATGATGTCCCTTCATCTGTTTCACCTGCTGGAAGTCAGCCGAATGGGGTGAATGTTGCTGAGTTGATTGTTGGCCGAGGTTTTGGAACTGTCATCAGACATCGTGACTTTGAAGAAAGATCAAATTATTATGATGCTCTCCTTACTGCTGAATCACGTGCTATTTCTGGAAGGAAAGGGATCCATTCTGCCAAGGATTCTCCAGTCATGCATATAACTGACTTGACCACA gCATCAGCGAAGAAAGCCAAAGATTTCTTGCCTTTTCTTCACCGCAGTAGAAAAATTCCTGCCGTTGTGGAATATGTCCTCAGTGGTCACCGCTTTAAATTGTTAATTCCAAAAGAAACCTGTAGTATTGCATTTGCATTTTCTGGTGTCAGATGTCCTGGTCGCAATGAGCCATATTCTGATGAAGCCATCGCACTCATGAGGCGGAAAATAATGCAGAGAGATGTTGAG ATTGAGGTTGAGACCGTTGATAGAACTGGCACTTTCTTGGGTTCCTTATGGGAGTCAAGGACCAATATGGCAACTACACTACTTGAAGCTGGTTTTGCAAAGCTTCAAACTTCCTTTGGAAGTGACAGGATTCCTGATTTTCTTCTTCTGGAGCGAGCTGAACAATCTGCCAGGAGCCAAAAGCTGAAA ATTTGGGAGAATTATGTTGAAGGGGAGGAAGTATCTAATGGTGCACCTGTTGAGAACAAACAGCAAGAAGTGCTCAAG GTGACGGTAACAGAAGTCTTGGGTGGGGGTAAATTCTATGTCCATCCTGTTGGGGATCAAAAGATAGCATCCATTCAGCAACAGCTTTCTTTTCTGAACCTTCAAGAAGCTCCTCTGATTGGAGCTTTCAATCCTAAGAAGGGTGATATAGTCCTTTGTCTTTTTGGTGCTGATAAATCTTGGTATCGGGCAATG ATAGTGAATGGACCTCGAGGACCTGTTGAATCTCCAAATGATTTGTTTGAAgtattttatattgattatgGAAATCAAGAAGTAGTACCGTACTCTCAGCTACGGCCTCTTGATCCATCTGTGTCCGCTGCCCCTGGTCTTGCACAACTGTGCAGCCTTGCATATGTGAAGGTTCCAATCTTGGAAGAGGATTTCGGCCAAGAAGCAGCTGAATATTTGAGTGAACTGACTTTAAACAGTGGCAAAGAATTCAGGGCTAAGGTCGAGGAGAGAGACACATCGGGAGGAAAAGCCAAAGGGCAGGGTACCGGAACAGTGCTTGCCGTAACTCTAGTTGCTGTGGATTCTGAGATCAGTGTTAATGCTGCCATGCTACAG GAAGGACTTGGTAGGCTAGAAAAAAGGAACAGGTGggacagaaaagaaaaacagcAGGCCTTTGATAATCTGGAGATATTCCAGGGAGAAGCTCGGACCAATCGGCGTGGAATGTGGCAGTATGGAGATATTCAGTCGGATGATGAGGACACTGCTCCTCCTGCTAGGAAGGCCGGTGGCCGGAAGTGA